A stretch of Microbacterium caowuchunii DNA encodes these proteins:
- a CDS encoding DUF779 domain-containing protein — protein sequence MVGIGTYQRVDVTEAAGDLLRPLTEQYGPLMFHQSGGCCDGSAPMCYPVGMFLTGPSDVKLGELEVRGLDPIEVFISEAQFEYWKYTHITIDVVPGRGAGFSVEGPTGNRFIIRSRMLNDAELEYFGLAPKPAAPPR from the coding sequence ATGGTCGGCATCGGCACGTACCAGCGCGTGGACGTCACCGAGGCGGCGGGGGATCTCCTCCGGCCGCTCACGGAACAGTACGGTCCGCTCATGTTCCACCAGTCCGGCGGATGCTGCGACGGCTCGGCACCCATGTGCTACCCCGTCGGGATGTTCCTGACCGGGCCGAGCGACGTGAAACTCGGTGAGCTGGAGGTGAGGGGTCTCGACCCCATCGAGGTGTTCATCTCCGAGGCGCAGTTCGAGTACTGGAAGTACACGCACATCACCATCGACGTGGTGCCGGGGCGCGGTGCGGGCTTCAGCGTGGAGGGGCCCACCGGCAACCGGTTCATCATCCGCTCCCGGATGCTGAACGACGCGGAACTGGAGTACTTCGGTCTCGCGCCGAAGCCCGCGGCCCCGCCGCGGTGA
- a CDS encoding ABC transporter permease, with amino-acid sequence MAARGLADRIPVLHQLRQSVGLQRGMLVAGLVLTAVFLLCALLAPWIAPYGFAQLSDADGNFGAQQPPSAAHWLGTTVGGYDVLSRVIWGARTALYVVVVAVVLSVFLGIVLGLVSGYLGGWVDRVLVVVADAIYAFPTLLLAIVVAIAISGGQSGLWPGVFAAAISITVVFIPQYFRVVRAEVVRVKSEAFVESAKVIGASTNRIMFRHVLRNSTRTLPLVVTLNASEAISTLAALGFLGFGIEPTAAAEWGFDLNKSISDVAAGIWWTAIPPGIAIVLTVLGVTLIGESLNDLADPRLRARRRAARTPAEAVAATQPAAREELGEVQ; translated from the coding sequence ATGGCTGCACGTGGTCTCGCCGATCGCATCCCCGTCCTCCACCAGCTGCGACAGAGCGTGGGTCTGCAGCGCGGCATGCTCGTCGCGGGCCTCGTGCTCACCGCGGTCTTCCTGCTGTGCGCCCTCCTCGCGCCCTGGATCGCTCCGTACGGTTTCGCGCAACTCTCGGATGCGGACGGCAACTTCGGCGCCCAGCAGCCGCCGAGCGCCGCGCACTGGCTCGGCACGACCGTGGGCGGGTACGACGTGCTCTCGCGCGTCATCTGGGGTGCCCGCACGGCGCTGTACGTCGTCGTCGTAGCGGTCGTCCTCTCGGTGTTCCTCGGCATCGTGCTCGGGCTCGTCTCCGGATACCTCGGCGGATGGGTGGACCGCGTGCTCGTGGTCGTCGCCGACGCGATCTACGCCTTCCCCACCCTGCTGCTCGCGATCGTCGTCGCGATCGCCATCAGCGGCGGTCAGTCCGGCCTCTGGCCCGGGGTGTTCGCCGCGGCGATATCGATCACCGTCGTCTTCATCCCGCAGTACTTCCGGGTCGTGCGGGCGGAGGTCGTCCGGGTGAAGTCCGAGGCCTTCGTGGAGTCCGCGAAGGTCATCGGCGCCTCCACGAACCGGATCATGTTCCGCCACGTGCTGCGCAACTCGACCCGCACCCTGCCGCTGGTCGTGACGCTGAACGCCTCCGAGGCGATCTCGACGCTCGCCGCCCTCGGCTTCCTCGGTTTCGGCATCGAGCCCACTGCCGCGGCGGAGTGGGGCTTCGACCTGAACAAGTCCATCAGCGACGTGGCCGCCGGGATCTGGTGGACCGCCATCCCGCCCGGCATCGCCATCGTCCTCACGGTCCTGGGGGTCACGCTGATCGGCGAGAGCCTCAACGACCTGGCCGACCCGCGGCTGCGCGCCCGCCGCCGCGCGGCGCGGACACCCGCCGAAGCCGTGGCGGCCACGCAACCGGCCGCCCGCGAAGAACTCGGGGAAGTGCAGTGA
- a CDS encoding antibiotic biosynthesis monooxygenase family protein: MYIVTNRITVAPENAEAFEQTFGASMRDNLAGVQGLTRATLLRPEADGLPYVSTMEFDSKDDFMAWMRSDSFRASHSDKNANSLASQSAVEQHTVIEVVSA; encoded by the coding sequence GTGTACATCGTGACCAACCGCATCACCGTCGCCCCCGAGAACGCCGAGGCGTTCGAGCAGACCTTCGGCGCGTCGATGCGCGACAACCTGGCCGGCGTCCAGGGCCTCACCCGCGCGACCCTGCTGCGCCCCGAGGCCGACGGACTGCCGTACGTGTCGACCATGGAGTTCGACTCCAAGGACGACTTCATGGCATGGATGCGCTCGGACTCGTTCCGCGCCTCGCACTCCGACAAGAACGCGAACAGCCTGGCCAGCCAGTCCGCCGTCGAGCAGCACACCGTCATCGAGGTCGTCTCCGCCTGA
- a CDS encoding ABC transporter substrate-binding protein — translation MSLHHSTRGRLGLAAGALGASALLLAGCAGGGSGNTDGEASGEPIIVGTTDKVTTLDPAGSYDNGSLAVQTQVFPYLVNTDYNSTEVVPDLAETAEFTSPTEYTVTLPEGLTWANGNELTSSDVKFSFDRNLAIADPNGASSLLYNLESVDAPDETTVVFNLKAADDQVFPFILTSFPGAIVDDEVFAADELTSDQEIVDANAFGGPYSITSWDFNKTVEFTPNENYQGLLDEAVNGGVILSYFAESSNLKLAVQQGDIDVAYRSLSATDVDDLSGNDDVQVIDGPGGEIRYIVFNFNTQPYGATTAEADEAKALAVRQAVADLVDREAISEQVYKGTYTPLYSFVPEGFAGATEALKGLYGDGDGGPDAGKAAERLAAAGVETPVQLSLQYSPDHYGPSSGDEYALVKSQLEADGLFQVDLKSTEWVQYSKDRTSDVYPAYQLGWFPDYSDADNYLTPFFLTDNFLGNHFSDAETEQLILQQAVETDPDARTQEIENIQERVAGLLSTVPLLQGAQVAVAGTDVDGVILDTSFKLRFAPITK, via the coding sequence ATGTCACTGCACCACAGCACGCGCGGGCGCCTCGGTCTCGCGGCCGGAGCGCTCGGCGCTTCGGCTCTCCTCCTGGCCGGTTGCGCCGGCGGCGGCTCCGGCAATACCGACGGCGAGGCATCCGGAGAACCCATCATCGTCGGCACCACGGACAAGGTCACGACGCTCGACCCGGCGGGCTCGTACGACAACGGTTCGCTCGCCGTCCAGACGCAGGTATTCCCGTACCTGGTGAACACCGACTACAACAGCACCGAGGTCGTCCCGGACCTCGCCGAGACCGCCGAGTTCACGTCGCCGACCGAGTACACGGTCACCCTTCCCGAGGGCCTGACCTGGGCGAACGGCAACGAGCTCACCTCGTCCGACGTGAAGTTCTCCTTCGACCGGAACCTCGCCATCGCCGATCCGAACGGCGCATCCAGCCTGCTCTACAACCTCGAGAGCGTCGACGCTCCCGACGAGACGACGGTCGTCTTCAACCTCAAGGCCGCGGACGACCAGGTCTTCCCCTTCATCCTGACGAGCTTCCCCGGCGCGATCGTCGACGACGAGGTCTTCGCCGCGGACGAGCTCACCAGCGACCAGGAGATCGTCGACGCCAACGCCTTCGGCGGCCCGTACTCGATCACCTCCTGGGACTTCAACAAGACCGTCGAGTTCACCCCGAACGAGAACTACCAGGGTCTGCTGGACGAGGCCGTCAACGGCGGCGTCATCCTCAGCTACTTCGCCGAGTCCTCCAACCTGAAGCTGGCCGTGCAGCAGGGCGACATCGACGTCGCCTACCGCAGCCTGTCGGCCACGGACGTGGACGACCTCAGCGGGAACGACGACGTGCAGGTCATCGACGGTCCCGGTGGCGAGATCCGCTACATCGTCTTCAACTTCAACACGCAGCCCTACGGCGCCACGACGGCGGAGGCGGATGAGGCCAAGGCGCTCGCCGTCCGGCAGGCCGTGGCCGACCTGGTCGACCGCGAGGCGATCTCGGAGCAGGTCTACAAGGGCACCTACACGCCGCTCTACTCCTTCGTCCCCGAGGGCTTCGCCGGCGCCACCGAGGCGCTCAAGGGCCTCTACGGCGACGGCGACGGCGGTCCGGATGCCGGCAAGGCGGCCGAGCGCTTGGCCGCAGCGGGCGTCGAGACGCCCGTCCAGCTCAGCCTGCAGTACAGCCCGGACCACTACGGCCCCTCGTCGGGCGACGAGTACGCGCTGGTCAAGTCGCAGCTGGAGGCCGACGGTCTGTTCCAGGTCGACCTCAAATCGACGGAGTGGGTGCAGTACTCCAAGGACCGCACCTCCGACGTGTACCCCGCGTACCAGCTCGGCTGGTTCCCGGACTACTCGGATGCCGACAACTACCTGACGCCGTTCTTCCTGACGGACAACTTCCTGGGCAACCACTTCAGCGACGCCGAGACGGAGCAGCTCATCCTGCAGCAGGCCGTCGAGACCGATCCGGATGCCCGCACGCAGGAGATCGAGAACATCCAGGAGCGGGTCGCAGGGCTCCTCTCCACGGTTCCGCTGCTGCAGGGCGCGCAGGTCGCCGTGGCCGGCACGGATGTGGACGGGGTCATCCTCGACACGTCGTTCAAGCTGCGCTTCGCTCCCATCACCAAGTAG
- a CDS encoding aldehyde dehydrogenase family protein, translating into MTIVEEGVSSVYAAPGQKGALAEYRSRYGHYIGGEFVEPVKGQYFENITPITGKPFCEVGRGTSEDIDRAVDVAWQAFASWKKTTPAERAVILNKIADRIEQNLEMIAVAETWENGKPVRETLGADIPLVVDHFRYFAGVLRAQEGSLSQLDEDTVAYHFNEPLGVVGQIIPWNFPILMATWKLAPALAAGNCVVLKPAEQTPASLLFLFDLIGDLLPAGVVNIVNGFGIEAGAPLAQHKRIRKVAFTGETTTGRLIMQYASQNLIPVTLELGGKSANVFFEDVARSTDDPYYDKALEGFTFFALNQGEVCTCPSRALIQRSIYDQFLGDGLERVGKIVQGNPLDPATMLGAQASNDQLEKILSYIEIGKEGGAKLLAGGERVDLGGDLSEGYYVAPTVFEGTNDMRIFQEEIFGPVVSVTSFSDFDDAISLANDTLYGLGAGVWSRSGDIAYRAGRGIEAGRVWTNTYHQYPAHAAFGGYKQSGIGRENHLKMLDHYQQTKNLLVSYAEGPMGFF; encoded by the coding sequence ATGACCATCGTCGAAGAGGGCGTCTCGAGCGTCTACGCCGCCCCCGGCCAGAAGGGCGCACTCGCCGAATACCGGTCCCGCTACGGGCACTACATCGGCGGCGAGTTCGTCGAGCCGGTCAAGGGACAGTACTTCGAGAACATCACGCCCATCACCGGCAAGCCGTTCTGCGAGGTCGGTCGCGGCACCAGCGAGGACATCGACCGTGCCGTCGACGTCGCCTGGCAGGCGTTCGCCTCGTGGAAGAAGACGACGCCCGCCGAACGCGCCGTCATCCTGAACAAGATCGCCGACCGCATCGAGCAGAACCTCGAGATGATCGCGGTCGCCGAGACGTGGGAGAACGGCAAGCCGGTCCGGGAGACGCTCGGTGCCGACATCCCGCTGGTGGTCGACCACTTCCGTTACTTCGCCGGGGTGCTGCGCGCGCAGGAGGGCTCGCTCAGCCAGCTCGACGAGGACACGGTGGCCTACCACTTCAACGAGCCGCTGGGCGTGGTCGGCCAGATCATCCCGTGGAACTTCCCCATTCTCATGGCGACGTGGAAGCTCGCCCCGGCGCTCGCCGCGGGCAACTGCGTCGTGCTGAAGCCGGCCGAGCAGACCCCGGCGTCGCTGCTGTTCCTGTTCGACCTCATCGGCGACCTGTTGCCGGCCGGGGTCGTCAACATCGTCAACGGCTTCGGGATCGAGGCCGGGGCGCCGCTCGCGCAGCACAAGCGCATCCGGAAGGTCGCCTTCACCGGGGAGACCACCACCGGCCGGCTGATCATGCAGTACGCCTCGCAGAACCTCATCCCGGTCACGCTCGAGCTCGGCGGGAAGAGCGCGAACGTCTTCTTCGAGGATGTCGCCCGTTCCACGGACGACCCGTACTACGACAAGGCGCTGGAGGGTTTCACGTTCTTCGCCCTCAACCAGGGGGAGGTGTGCACCTGCCCCTCTCGCGCCCTCATCCAGCGTTCGATCTACGACCAGTTCCTCGGCGACGGACTCGAGCGGGTCGGCAAGATCGTGCAGGGGAACCCGCTGGACCCGGCCACGATGCTCGGCGCACAGGCGTCGAACGACCAGCTCGAGAAGATCCTGTCCTACATCGAGATCGGCAAGGAGGGCGGGGCGAAGCTGCTCGCCGGCGGCGAGCGGGTGGACCTCGGGGGCGACTTGAGCGAGGGCTACTACGTCGCGCCCACCGTGTTCGAGGGGACGAACGACATGCGGATCTTCCAGGAGGAGATCTTCGGTCCGGTGGTGTCCGTGACGTCCTTCTCGGACTTCGACGACGCCATCTCCCTCGCGAACGACACGCTGTACGGGCTCGGCGCGGGCGTGTGGAGCCGCTCGGGCGACATCGCCTACCGCGCCGGCCGCGGGATCGAGGCCGGGCGCGTGTGGACGAACACGTACCACCAGTACCCCGCGCACGCGGCGTTCGGCGGCTACAAGCAGTCCGGCATCGGGCGGGAGAACCACCTGAAGATGCTCGATCACTACCAGCAGACGAAGAACCTGCTGGTGTCGTACGCCGAGGGCCCGATGGGCTTCTTCTGA
- a CDS encoding ABC transporter ATP-binding protein, with the protein MTHTSDTERAVDIRGLDVTFSTDGGDVRAVRDVSLHVQRGEVLAIVGESGSGKTVTARSILGLLPETATAEGAVLLDGIDVVAIGREELRKVRGTKAAMIFQEPSTALNPVFTVGWQLIEGLRAHRRISRKDARATAVEMLGRVGIPEPEKRIDHYPHQFSGGQKQRIVIAMALALEPTVILADEPTTALDVTVQAEILDLLRRVRDEFGTAIVLITHNMGVVADLADRVAVMLNGEVVETAPARELFASPQHEYTRRLLAAVPRLEIVDRQPPASVSDEAVVEADALVIEYPGRLGTPTFRAVDGVSFRIGPGEVLGLVGESGSGKTTIGRAIAGLAPVSGGSLRVLGAEMNGMKERRFRRLRKDLGFVFQDPATSFNPLLTVAECVAEPLIVHGTARTAADARDKVDELLEAVQLPKAFGDRFPHELSGGQRQRASLARALALDPKLLIADEPTSALDVSVQARVLDLFAELQARFGFATLFITHDLAVVDILAHRVVVLHRGRIAEEGRTADVLGSPKDAYTQRLIASLPVPDPVEQEVRREAWRRAQA; encoded by the coding sequence ATGACCCACACGAGCGACACCGAACGCGCGGTCGACATCCGCGGACTGGACGTCACCTTCTCCACCGATGGCGGGGACGTGCGCGCGGTGCGCGACGTCTCGCTGCACGTGCAGCGCGGGGAGGTGCTCGCCATCGTGGGGGAGTCCGGGAGCGGGAAGACCGTGACCGCCCGCTCCATCCTGGGACTCCTGCCGGAGACCGCGACGGCCGAGGGTGCGGTGCTGCTGGACGGCATCGACGTCGTCGCCATCGGGCGCGAGGAACTGCGCAAGGTGCGGGGCACGAAGGCCGCCATGATCTTCCAGGAGCCCTCGACCGCGCTCAACCCCGTCTTCACGGTCGGCTGGCAGCTGATCGAGGGGCTGCGCGCGCACCGGAGGATCTCCCGGAAGGATGCCCGCGCGACGGCCGTCGAGATGCTCGGCCGGGTCGGCATCCCCGAGCCGGAGAAGCGGATCGACCACTACCCGCACCAGTTCTCCGGCGGCCAGAAGCAGCGCATCGTCATCGCGATGGCGCTCGCCCTGGAACCGACCGTCATCCTCGCCGACGAGCCGACGACGGCACTGGATGTGACGGTGCAGGCGGAGATCCTGGACCTGCTGCGCCGTGTGCGGGACGAGTTCGGCACGGCCATCGTGCTGATCACGCACAACATGGGCGTCGTCGCGGATCTGGCGGATCGGGTGGCGGTCATGCTGAACGGCGAGGTCGTCGAGACCGCGCCGGCTCGTGAGCTGTTCGCGTCTCCGCAGCACGAGTACACCCGGCGCCTGCTCGCCGCCGTACCCCGGCTCGAGATCGTCGACCGGCAGCCGCCGGCGAGCGTGTCGGACGAGGCCGTCGTCGAGGCGGACGCGCTCGTGATCGAGTACCCCGGCCGGCTCGGCACCCCGACCTTCCGCGCGGTCGACGGGGTCAGCTTCCGCATCGGACCCGGGGAGGTGCTGGGACTCGTCGGTGAGAGCGGATCGGGGAAGACGACGATCGGCCGTGCCATCGCCGGCCTGGCGCCCGTCTCCGGCGGGTCGCTGCGCGTTCTCGGGGCGGAGATGAACGGCATGAAGGAGCGGCGGTTCCGCCGACTCCGGAAGGACCTCGGCTTCGTCTTCCAGGACCCGGCGACGAGCTTCAACCCGCTGCTCACGGTGGCGGAATGCGTCGCCGAGCCCCTCATCGTGCACGGCACCGCCCGCACGGCCGCCGACGCGCGCGACAAGGTGGACGAACTCCTGGAGGCGGTGCAACTCCCCAAGGCGTTCGGGGACCGCTTCCCGCACGAGCTCTCCGGCGGCCAGCGTCAGCGGGCATCGCTCGCCCGCGCGCTCGCTCTGGATCCGAAGCTGCTGATCGCCGACGAACCGACCAGCGCGCTGGACGTGTCGGTTCAGGCGCGCGTCCTCGACCTGTTCGCGGAGCTGCAGGCGCGGTTCGGCTTCGCGACCCTGTTCATCACGCACGACCTCGCCGTCGTCGACATCCTGGCGCATCGCGTCGTGGTGCTGCACCGCGGCCGGATCGCCGAGGAGGGCCGCACCGCGGACGTGCTGGGTTCGCCCAAGGACGCGTACACCCAGCGCCTGATCGCCTCGCTGCCGGTGCCCGATCCGGTCGAGCAGGAGGTGCGGCGGGAGGCGTGGCGGCGCGCCCAGGCCTGA
- a CDS encoding GAF domain-containing protein, protein MSSPWSLQPEGSPETSRLIIERAHEDLVTGNAGEEGLRAVRDLVRDSWRRSLAHLVGAEAPPPLDLSAEELAEYRRTHPLAGVMEMVRGLLLPGEATESGVVVAVGDAAGRLLWVEGDRRVRTLTGDMGFVAGANWSEDVVGTAAPGTAIALDRSVQIRQAEHFNRLVHPWSCTAAPVHDPETRRLLGVIDVTGGLEAVTPQARLLVDATARAIEGELLVGRLRARAEHPGPVRRPPRRTSTGRAILRVLGRDRAVLEVTGEGLETATELSVRHAELMLMMTTHRQGVSAERLGELLYGDPSAAVTVRSEVVRLRKVLKDAAPFLEISSRPYRLGAEVRTDAHEMMSLLDRGAHRVALAAYRGDVLPDSLAPGVEEVRDSVRRALREALMSEARIDVLLAFVDTDAGADDVELLRLCLAMLPPRSPRRAGLVARLERLEAS, encoded by the coding sequence ATGTCCTCGCCTTGGTCGCTGCAGCCGGAGGGATCGCCCGAGACCTCTCGACTGATCATCGAGCGCGCCCACGAGGACCTCGTGACGGGGAACGCGGGTGAGGAAGGACTGCGCGCCGTACGCGATCTGGTGCGCGACTCCTGGCGGCGTTCGCTCGCGCACCTGGTCGGGGCCGAGGCGCCGCCCCCGCTCGATCTGAGCGCGGAGGAGCTGGCGGAGTACCGGCGCACGCATCCCCTCGCCGGCGTGATGGAGATGGTGCGCGGACTGCTGCTGCCGGGAGAGGCGACCGAGTCCGGGGTGGTGGTGGCCGTCGGTGACGCCGCCGGCCGGCTGCTCTGGGTCGAGGGGGACCGCCGGGTGCGGACGCTGACGGGCGACATGGGTTTCGTCGCCGGCGCGAACTGGTCCGAGGACGTGGTCGGGACGGCGGCACCGGGCACGGCGATCGCGCTCGACCGTTCCGTGCAGATCCGGCAGGCAGAGCACTTCAACCGCCTCGTGCACCCCTGGTCGTGCACGGCGGCGCCGGTGCACGACCCCGAGACGCGCCGGCTGCTGGGCGTGATCGACGTGACCGGGGGCCTCGAGGCGGTGACGCCCCAGGCACGGCTGCTGGTCGACGCGACGGCCCGTGCCATCGAGGGCGAGCTCCTGGTGGGGCGGCTCCGCGCACGGGCGGAGCACCCTGGACCGGTCCGCCGACCGCCCCGCCGTACCAGCACGGGGCGGGCGATCCTGCGGGTGCTCGGACGGGACCGAGCGGTGCTCGAGGTGACGGGCGAAGGACTCGAGACGGCGACCGAACTGAGCGTGCGGCACGCGGAGCTGATGCTGATGATGACCACGCATCGCCAGGGCGTCTCCGCGGAGAGGCTGGGCGAACTGCTCTACGGCGACCCGTCGGCGGCGGTGACCGTCCGGTCCGAGGTGGTGCGGCTGCGGAAGGTCCTGAAAGACGCCGCGCCCTTCCTGGAGATCTCCTCACGCCCGTACCGGCTCGGTGCCGAGGTGCGGACCGACGCGCACGAGATGATGTCGCTGCTGGATCGGGGCGCGCACCGCGTGGCGCTGGCGGCATATCGCGGTGACGTGCTGCCGGACTCGCTCGCACCGGGCGTCGAGGAGGTGCGGGATTCGGTTCGTCGCGCCCTGCGCGAGGCGCTCATGAGCGAGGCCCGGATCGATGTGCTGCTCGCGTTCGTCGACACGGATGCCGGCGCGGACGACGTCGAGCTGCTGCGCCTGTGCCTGGCGATGCTGCCGCCCCGCTCGCCCCGCCGCGCGGGGCTCGTTGCGCGCCTGGAGCGGCTCGAAGCGTCCTGA
- a CDS encoding ABC transporter permease, which yields MTSDVTVASIEQPPPALAATGKRRGGGLGRYIVVRFLLMIPTVFILVTLVFFLIRLTGDPITAALGGRLPAAQLAERITEAGYDRPIIVQYFEYLGQVLTGNFGNTITDNQPVTDVLVTYGSATLELVLYSLVVALIVGIPLGMVAAALRDRWPDAVLRVSAILFYATPVFFSGLVAKLIFSVWLGWLPVSGRADVRTEIALNRESGTGLYLLDAIATGNPAYIQDVLEHAVLPALTLGLLTAGIFLRLVRTNVIGTYNMPYVDAARSRGVSEFRLVRKHAYKPALIPIITVIGLQIALLLGGAVLTETTFEWKGLGFQLAAYLGARDFVAVQGIVALIAVIVALTNFFVDIIAAFIDPRVRY from the coding sequence ATGACGAGTGACGTCACCGTGGCGTCCATCGAGCAGCCGCCACCCGCGCTCGCCGCCACCGGGAAGAGACGCGGAGGCGGTCTCGGCCGCTACATCGTCGTCCGCTTCCTCCTGATGATCCCGACCGTCTTCATCCTGGTCACGCTGGTCTTCTTCCTCATCCGCCTCACCGGCGACCCGATCACCGCGGCCCTCGGTGGTCGTCTGCCGGCGGCCCAGCTCGCCGAGCGCATCACGGAGGCCGGGTACGACCGGCCGATCATCGTGCAGTACTTCGAGTACCTCGGCCAGGTGCTGACCGGGAACTTCGGCAACACCATCACCGACAACCAGCCGGTGACCGACGTGCTGGTCACCTACGGCAGCGCGACGCTCGAGCTCGTGCTCTACTCGCTCGTGGTGGCCCTCATCGTCGGGATCCCCCTCGGGATGGTGGCGGCTGCGCTCCGCGACCGCTGGCCGGACGCCGTCCTCCGCGTGAGCGCCATCCTCTTCTACGCGACGCCGGTGTTCTTCTCCGGCCTCGTCGCCAAGCTGATCTTCTCCGTCTGGCTCGGCTGGCTCCCGGTCAGCGGCCGCGCCGACGTGCGTACCGAGATCGCCCTGAACCGCGAGAGCGGCACCGGGCTGTACCTGCTCGATGCGATCGCCACCGGCAATCCGGCCTACATCCAGGACGTGCTCGAGCACGCGGTGCTCCCCGCCCTCACACTCGGCCTGCTCACCGCCGGCATCTTCCTCCGGCTCGTGCGCACGAACGTCATCGGCACCTACAACATGCCGTACGTGGATGCGGCGCGCTCCCGCGGAGTGAGCGAGTTCCGACTCGTCCGTAAGCACGCCTACAAGCCCGCACTGATCCCGATCATCACCGTGATCGGCCTGCAGATCGCCCTGCTGCTCGGCGGTGCCGTGCTGACCGAGACCACCTTCGAGTGGAAGGGGCTCGGGTTCCAGCTCGCCGCCTACCTCGGGGCGCGTGACTTCGTCGCCGTCCAGGGCATCGTGGCGCTGATCGCCGTCATCGTCGCGCTCACGAACTTCTTCGTCGACATCATCGCCGCGTTCATCGACCCGAGGGTGAGGTACTGA
- a CDS encoding FMN-dependent NADH-azoreductase, with translation MTLFRLDASILPATSASRELGDLVEAEWAAAHPSVPVQRRDLADEPVPATAWRDAVLGGFAPEAERTPAQSAALALARTFADELLSADALLFTVPLYNYGVSQHFKTWFDLAYTVPGIDPQGTELRGKPATLVTVLGGNYAEGSPKEGWDHSTAWLRRVLEDVWGLDLRIVHRPFTLVGVNPALDAFTETAAEFKRTAESAAVRSGREIAARVA, from the coding sequence ATGACCCTCTTCCGCCTGGACGCCAGCATCCTGCCCGCGACCTCCGCCAGCCGAGAGCTCGGCGATCTCGTCGAGGCCGAATGGGCCGCGGCGCATCCCTCCGTTCCGGTGCAGCGACGGGACCTGGCCGACGAGCCGGTGCCGGCGACGGCCTGGCGTGACGCGGTGCTGGGTGGTTTCGCGCCGGAGGCCGAGCGCACGCCCGCGCAGTCGGCGGCGCTCGCGCTGGCTCGCACCTTCGCCGATGAGCTGCTGAGCGCCGATGCGCTGCTGTTCACCGTGCCTCTCTACAACTACGGCGTCTCCCAGCACTTCAAGACGTGGTTCGACCTCGCCTACACGGTGCCGGGCATCGACCCGCAGGGCACCGAGCTGCGCGGCAAGCCCGCCACGCTCGTGACCGTCCTCGGCGGGAACTACGCCGAGGGTTCACCCAAGGAGGGCTGGGACCACTCGACCGCGTGGCTCCGGCGCGTCCTGGAGGACGTCTGGGGGCTGGACCTGCGCATCGTGCACCGGCCGTTCACGCTCGTGGGCGTGAATCCCGCCCTCGACGCCTTCACCGAGACCGCCGCGGAGTTCAAGCGCACCGCGGAGTCCGCGGCCGTGCGATCCGGCCGCGAGATCGCCGCCCGGGTGGCCTGA
- a CDS encoding winged helix-turn-helix transcriptional regulator → MTAEEHEAPECDAAISLAFSILGKRWSGMIVDALSKGPLSFVTLRRTVTRISDAVLSDRLSELAGAGLVLREVDPGPPVSVTYALTRQGRELIPVLQQLGKWASENLDVAARD, encoded by the coding sequence GTGACGGCGGAAGAACACGAGGCACCCGAGTGCGACGCGGCGATCTCGCTGGCGTTCTCGATCCTCGGCAAGCGCTGGAGCGGGATGATCGTGGACGCGCTCAGCAAGGGCCCGCTCTCGTTCGTCACCCTGCGGCGCACCGTCACGCGGATCAGCGACGCCGTCCTCTCCGACCGCCTGTCGGAACTCGCCGGGGCGGGGCTCGTCCTCCGTGAAGTCGACCCCGGGCCACCGGTGTCCGTCACCTATGCGCTCACGCGGCAGGGCCGCGAACTGATCCCCGTACTGCAGCAACTCGGGAAGTGGGCGAGCGAGAACCTGGATGTCGCTGCGCGCGACTGA